In one Ignavibacteriota bacterium genomic region, the following are encoded:
- a CDS encoding isoaspartyl peptidase/L-asparaginase, with protein sequence MISLIIHGGAWDIPHDLLDAHKLGVQEALSLGWQMLTKGSSAVDTVEQVVKSLEDNGTFDAGLGSHLNADGLIELDASIMNGKTLRCGAVAAVRHIRNPISLSRKIMDESEHILLAGSGAEDFALEHGMNLCSYKEMVSPRELNKWKAFQSGGHFSTKDAFKKTQAASDTVGAVAMDNDGNICVGTSTGGTFNKHPGRVGDSPLIGCGTYADNDIGGVSTTGWGEAMIKIVMAKTVIDMLEQNGGDVSDAATRGIDLLKRKVDGYGGVIVMNKRGEVGVAYNTPRMARGYMTEQMTEPIITV encoded by the coding sequence ATGATTTCTCTGATTATCCACGGTGGTGCATGGGACATTCCTCATGATTTGTTAGATGCACATAAACTCGGTGTTCAAGAAGCCCTTTCCCTTGGCTGGCAAATGCTTACGAAAGGAAGCAGCGCGGTTGATACCGTCGAACAAGTGGTAAAGAGTCTCGAAGACAACGGAACGTTTGATGCGGGACTCGGTTCTCATTTAAATGCTGATGGTTTGATTGAACTCGATGCAAGTATCATGAACGGGAAGACACTAAGGTGCGGTGCGGTTGCCGCAGTCAGACACATCCGTAATCCGATTTCCCTCTCAAGAAAAATAATGGATGAAAGCGAACATATCCTTCTTGCCGGAAGCGGGGCAGAAGATTTTGCACTCGAACATGGAATGAATTTGTGTTCCTACAAAGAGATGGTTTCGCCGCGCGAACTGAACAAATGGAAAGCCTTTCAATCGGGCGGACACTTCAGCACAAAAGACGCATTCAAGAAGACACAGGCGGCAAGCGATACAGTCGGAGCGGTTGCAATGGATAACGATGGAAATATTTGTGTCGGAACTTCTACAGGGGGAACATTCAATAAACATCCGGGACGAGTCGGTGACTCTCCGCTCATCGGTTGCGGAACGTATGCGGATAACGACATCGGCGGTGTCTCGACAACCGGTTGGGGCGAAGCGATGATTAAAATTGTCATGGCAAAAACGGTGATTGACATGCTCGAACAAAATGGCGGCGATGTTTCCGATGCCGCAACACGAGGAATTGATTTGCTGAAACGAAAAGTTGACGGCTACGGCGGAGTCATCGTGATGAATAAGCGCGGAGAAGTCGGTGTTGCATACAACACGCCGCGCATGGCCCGCGGCTATATGACGGAACAAATGACCGAACCAATCATCACCGTATGA
- a CDS encoding class I SAM-dependent methyltransferase, with the protein MKLASIVGHILEVCALAEASSKPVDQIVWIFFKERHYLGARDRFRIRASVFGMQRDWRYVHFLSQSFFQNHSGEIVHPSNHFKYLPSYVAHARIVFEHPADDMLIGLEELWRTHYPSIDLASYIKLLEEHANDVLNIPDQVERLATHYSFPDWMVKRFLEQYGNETEVLLQGLNKSARATLRVNLLKVSREECQQQLLDETIESSPTHFSPVGLITTKRFNRQASPAFKQGLFEFQDEGSQLISLLADAKPGQFVIDACAGGGGKTMHMVEMMNDSGELIAIDIDAKRLEGLEVRKTRSHIRSIKLLTVDAINKNELTNKADLVLVDAPCSGVGRIRRSPDIKRHLTEAMVDSYPQKQKEILLSNADFVKQNGRLVYATCSLFKTENEDVVNTFLEERKDFRLVSPTEQLQQLGIEPSNDDFVRLLPHRYPTDGFFIAVMERNT; encoded by the coding sequence ATGAAACTTGCTTCCATCGTCGGACATATTTTAGAAGTCTGTGCACTTGCCGAAGCGAGTTCAAAACCTGTTGACCAAATTGTCTGGATTTTTTTCAAAGAACGGCATTACTTGGGAGCGCGTGACCGGTTCAGAATCCGTGCGTCTGTCTTCGGGATGCAACGGGATTGGCGGTATGTACATTTTCTGAGTCAATCGTTTTTTCAGAATCACTCCGGCGAGATTGTTCACCCATCAAATCATTTCAAGTATTTACCTTCGTATGTTGCTCATGCCCGAATCGTCTTCGAACATCCTGCGGACGACATGCTTATCGGACTTGAAGAACTTTGGCGAACGCATTATCCTTCTATTGATTTAGCATCGTACATCAAATTGTTGGAAGAACATGCAAACGATGTTTTGAATATTCCCGACCAGGTTGAACGATTGGCAACACACTACTCGTTTCCTGATTGGATGGTGAAACGATTTCTCGAACAGTACGGTAATGAAACCGAAGTACTGTTGCAAGGATTGAATAAAAGCGCTCGTGCAACATTGCGCGTCAATCTTCTCAAAGTTTCGCGGGAAGAATGTCAACAACAATTACTTGATGAAACGATTGAAAGTTCTCCAACCCACTTCTCCCCTGTCGGATTGATTACGACGAAACGATTTAATCGTCAGGCTTCCCCCGCATTCAAGCAAGGTTTGTTTGAGTTTCAGGATGAAGGAAGTCAACTCATTTCTTTGCTCGCTGATGCAAAACCCGGGCAATTTGTAATTGATGCGTGTGCAGGCGGCGGCGGAAAAACGATGCACATGGTTGAGATGATGAACGATAGCGGTGAACTCATCGCGATTGATATTGATGCAAAACGACTTGAAGGATTGGAAGTCAGGAAAACTCGTTCACATATTCGTAGCATTAAGTTGCTCACGGTTGATGCTATCAATAAAAACGAATTAACGAACAAAGCCGACCTCGTTCTTGTTGACGCACCGTGCAGCGGTGTCGGGCGCATACGTCGAAGCCCTGACATCAAGCGACATCTTACTGAAGCAATGGTGGATTCATATCCACAGAAGCAAAAAGAAATTCTGTTAAGCAATGCTGACTTTGTAAAACAAAACGGACGCTTGGTGTATGCTACATGTTCATTATTCAAAACAGAAAATGAAGATGTTGTGAACACATTTCTTGAAGAGCGAAAAGATTTTCGGCTCGTTTCCCCGACAGAGCAATTGCAACAACTCGGCATCGAACCAAGTAACGATGATTTTGTCAGATTACTTCCCCATCGTTACCCGACCGACGGATTTTTTATTGCAGTGATGGAACGAAACACCTGA
- a CDS encoding tetratricopeptide repeat protein yields MKQNLFFLFSFIVLWGCSPSPEATYKEARTAEEQKNFPLALERYEQIVNDNTETAYAESSQYRIALIYNNELREIEKAARAYRKFSTLFPNSKDAPTCMFLAAFIYNNDMKKPDSAKAIYEEFMQKFPTHELYTSAKFELQTMGKDPGEFLHSDTTTQVAQSEESKTK; encoded by the coding sequence ATGAAACAAAACCTTTTCTTTCTTTTTTCATTCATTGTTCTTTGGGGATGTTCACCTTCACCTGAAGCAACGTACAAAGAAGCCCGCACCGCAGAGGAACAGAAGAACTTCCCGCTCGCACTTGAACGGTACGAACAAATCGTGAACGATAATACTGAAACCGCGTATGCTGAAAGTTCTCAGTATCGCATTGCGTTGATTTATAACAACGAGTTACGGGAAATTGAAAAAGCCGCTCGCGCCTACCGGAAATTCTCAACGCTTTTTCCGAACAGCAAAGACGCTCCGACCTGCATGTTCCTCGCTGCCTTCATCTACAATAATGACATGAAGAAACCGGACAGTGCAAAAGCAATCTATGAAGAATTCATGCAGAAGTTTCCGACTCACGAACTTTATACGTCTGCAAAGTTTGAACTCCAAACGATGGGAAAAGACCCGGGCGAATTTCTTCACAGCGACACGACAACTCAGGTCGCGCAATCGGAAGAATCGAAAACAAAGTGA
- a CDS encoding DUF58 domain-containing protein, with protein MELVARLVVEGFITGLHKSPYHGFSVEFAEHRQYMPGDEIKHIDWKIFGRTDRYYIKQFEEETNLKAYLILDSSRSMAFKSEGNMTKLEYASFTTAALAQLMVQQRDAVGLTVYDEKVQTHMPPHATKSYLKQILKQLELIQPSNKTSTAESLHIVAERIKRRGLVIILSDLFDEPSQVMSALKHFRHKKNEVIVMQVLDPLERSFAFGRDAVFKDLETNEELTTQPWHIQKAYQESMKNFLETYKRECREHNIDYVLLDTSMPFDTALFLYLNKRMKLG; from the coding sequence ATGGAACTTGTTGCGCGGCTCGTGGTCGAGGGATTCATCACGGGCTTGCATAAAAGTCCGTATCACGGTTTCAGCGTCGAGTTCGCCGAGCATCGTCAGTACATGCCGGGGGATGAAATCAAACATATTGATTGGAAAATATTCGGACGGACTGACCGCTACTATATCAAACAGTTTGAGGAAGAGACGAATCTCAAAGCATATTTGATTCTTGATTCAAGTCGTTCGATGGCGTTCAAGTCGGAAGGCAACATGACGAAATTGGAATATGCGTCGTTCACAACTGCCGCGCTTGCTCAGTTGATGGTACAGCAACGAGATGCAGTCGGGTTAACCGTGTATGATGAAAAAGTGCAAACGCACATGCCGCCGCACGCGACGAAATCATATCTGAAACAAATCCTGAAACAATTGGAATTGATTCAACCAAGCAACAAAACGAGTACGGCAGAATCGTTACACATAGTTGCAGAGCGAATCAAGCGGCGCGGGCTGGTAATTATTCTCAGTGATTTGTTTGATGAGCCAAGCCAGGTGATGAGCGCGCTCAAACATTTCCGGCACAAGAAAAACGAAGTCATCGTCATGCAGGTGCTTGACCCGTTGGAGCGAAGTTTCGCGTTCGGTCGCGATGCAGTCTTCAAAGATTTGGAAACGAACGAAGAACTGACAACGCAACCCTGGCACATTCAAAAAGCCTATCAGGAATCAATGAAAAATTTTCTTGAGACCTATAAGCGTGAGTGCCGTGAACACAACATTGACTATGTTCTGCTCGATACTTCGATGCCGTTTGATACTGCGTTGTTTTTATACCTGAACAAGCGAATGAAACTTGGATAG